From Drosophila suzukii chromosome 2R, CBGP_Dsuzu_IsoJpt1.0, whole genome shotgun sequence, a single genomic window includes:
- the LOC108008716 gene encoding uncharacterized protein, translating to MFLRKNSIALRPQILKEAQGLVTSGVSLVSRRLKHSDGESDRCAKKQKVERKCEKYVPKNSLKPECLPVEALKPKYYKQLKPCKTDKELAVQHPKYLGIWGRCDIPYKPEPLCQDPCDLAERLDDKFYKPSKSLDREFDQYWVECFFRKQKRCCRKVAPERTYRVITQKCGAAPKMKPCLTINPMPCKQEAKEGPCPKFSLCDCKPAAIKTNCRVAPRKRRCRRRACQYPSFSECQHEELNTSRPIECRCLEVPPTCLVYRYGLLNRRHPCDPPERREDCE from the coding sequence ATGTTTCTGCGTAAAAATTCCATAGCCCTACGTCCACAGATCCTGAAAGAGGCCCAGGGTCTGGTGACTTCGGGAGTCTCCCTCGTCAGCCGGCGCCTCAAGCACTCGGATGGTGAGAGCGACAGGTGTGCCAAAAAGCAGAAGGTTGAGCGAAAGTGCGAGAAGTATGTGCCCAAGAACTCTCTGAAGCCGGAATGTCTGCCGGTGGAAGCACTGAAGCCCAAGTACTACAAGCAGCTCAAACCCTGTAAGACCGACAAGGAGCTGGCCGTCCAACATCCCAAGTACCTGGGCATTTGGGGTCGCTGCGACATACCCTACAAGCCGGAGCCCCTGTGTCAGGATCCCTGTGACCTGGCCGAGCGACTGGATGACAAGTTCTACAAGCCCAGCAAATCCCTGGATCGCGAGTTCGACCAGTACTGGGTGGAGTGCTTCTTCCGCAAGCAGAAGCGCTGCTGCCGCAAGGTTGCCCCCGAGCGAACCTACCGCGTGATCACCCAAAAGTGCGGGGCGGCACCCAAGATGAAGCCCTGCCTCACGATCAACCCCATGCCGTGCAAGCAGGAGGCCAAGGAGGGACCCTGCCCCAAGTTCTCGCTCTGCGACTGCAAGCCGGCAGCCATCAAGACCAACTGCCGGGTGGCCCCCCGGAAGAGGAGGTGCCGCCGCCGGGCCTGTCAGTATCCCAGCTTCTCGGAGTGCCAGCACGAGGAGCTCAACACCAGCAGGCCCATCGAATGCCGCTGCCTGGAGGTGCCGCCAACCTGCCTCGTCTATCGCTATGGTCTCCTCAACCGGCGACATCCCTGCGATCCTCCAGAGAGGCGAGAAGACTGCGAATAG
- the LOC108008712 gene encoding uncharacterized protein: protein MGLLQTVQRSLLMRHTVGPLTIKRTRMYDAHKMAVRRRRLEAMKGKKDKPPQCYMAIRRSENRCNQPRLKLPRAECLDDPCGDQELPMDLDHYTPSDKKKRKYQRTWCECYMIPKAAVQAKKKYPNRPRRKFDCPTVSQVECRDEDMFAESARTKPEKLIEVNRIGDWPCCKIPSPGCPEARKPPSCDVGRIPSCCKKRRTQYPSFSECKKELLDPIMPCECEKKVNLCDVWAYWRKMMR from the coding sequence ATGGGGTTGTTGCAGACCGTCCAGCGCTCGCTGCTGATGCGGCACACTGTGGGACCGCTGACCATCAAGCGGACCAGGATGTACGACGCCCACAAGATGGCGGTGCGGAGGAGGCGTTTGGAGGCGATGAAGGGCAAAAAGGACAAGCCACCCCAGTGCTATATGGCTATCCGTCGCTCCGAGAACCGTTGCAACCAGCCACGCCTCAAGTTGCCCCGTGCCGAATGCTTGGACGATCCCTGCGGCGACCAGGAGCTGCCCATGGATCTGGATCACTACACCCCCAGTGACAAGAAGAAGCGCAAGTATCAGCGCACCTGGTGCGAGTGCTATATGATCCCCAAGGCGGCCGTCCAGGCGAAGAAGAAGTACCCGAATAGACCGCGGCGGAAGTTCGATTGCCCCACGGTCAGCCAGGTGGAGTGCCGCGACGAGGACATGTTTGCTGAGAGCGCTCGGACCAAGCCCGAGAAGTTGATCGAAGTGAATCGGATCGGGGACTGGCCCTGCTGCAAGATCCCCTCGCCGGGCTGCCCGGAGGCCAGGAAGCCGCCCTCCTGCGACGTGGGTCGCATCCCGTCCTGCTGCAAGAAGCGCCGCACCCAGTATCCCAGCTTCTCCGAGTGCAAGAAGGAGCTGCTTGACCCCATCATGCCGTGCGAGTGCGAGAAGAAGGTCAACCTGTGCGACGTCTGGGCCTACtggcgcaagatgatgagatag
- the Adgf-E gene encoding adenosine deaminase 2, producing the protein MAVQLAHRGRSLLSELAKCATPTAARFLHRHPTEMTLLEMLGSTNLRRSTPEDYRILREIVKSFERYSGVGNDIQLTLPERSANELIMIEKKREYEKGIMDPSKFAPGHHIFQVLHTVKQSPLFQVLRKMPKGAALKTHDTSMCSSRAVIEMTYRENLWVCTTHKGCRVVEFRFAKEKPKDLRHEDGEWQPMEKLRELRGEENLRKYLRVRLSMYPLASFTTNALAWRHMMGIFNLLDGLLQYAPLWGDYYYNALKEFYADGVQYLEVRSVLPELYCLDGSRLPKRETVQIYMDSLKRFKQEHPGFIDSKLIYAPIRHVQPEVVGQYVKECTELNKEFPNFVVGFDLVGQEDKGHPLSKFAEELLKLPEHINFYFHAGQTNWYGSHVDQNLLDAIVLGTKRISHGYTITKHPILMRLAKYLNIALEVCPVSNQVLQLGSDYRSHPAATLIAENVPMVVSSGNPGFWRAAPLSHDFYMAFLGIAPMTADLKFLKRTAKNSIRYSSLKDEGKAEAMEKWKKEWDKWVAKIVAEKDQALEDKK; encoded by the exons ATGGCGGTGCAGTTGGCCCACAGGGGGCGAAGTCTCCTCTCTGAACTGGCGaagtgtgccacgcccacagccGCCCGGTTTCTGCATCGACACCCCACCGAGATGACCCTGCTCGAAATGCTGGGCTCCACCAATCTGCGCAGGAGTACGCCCGAGGACTACCGCATCCTGCGCGAGATCGTCAAGTCCTTTGAGCGCTATTCCGGAGTGGGCAACGATATCCAGTTGACCCTGCCGGAGCGCTCCGCCAATGAGCTGATCATGATCGAAAAGAAGAGGGAGTACGAGAAGGGCATCATGGATCCCTCCAAGTTCGCGCCGGGTCACCACATCTTTCAGGTGCTGCACACGGTCAAGCAGTCGCCGCTCTTCCAGGTCCTTCGGAAAATGCCCAAGGGAGCCGCACTCAAGACGCACGACACCTCCATGTGCAGTTCGCGGGCGGTGATCGAGATGACCTACAGGGAGAACCTGTGGGTCTGCACCACCCACAAGGGCTGCCGGGTGGTGGAGTTCCGTTTCGCCAAGGAAAAGCCCAAGGACTTGCGGCACGAGGATGGCGAGTGGCAGCCAATGGAGAAGCTTCGCGAGCTGCGGGGAGAGGAAAACCTTAGAAAGTACCTCCGGGTCCGCCTCAGCATGTATCCCCTGGCCAGCTTCACGACCAATGCCCTCGCTTGGCGCCACATGATGGGCATCTTCAACCTACTGGACGGCCTGCTACAGTACGCCCCCCTGTGGGGCGACTACTACTACAACGCCCTCAAGGAGTTCTATGCCGACGGAGTGCAGTATCTGGAGGTGAGATCCGTGCTCCCGGAACTCTACTGTCTGGATGGCAGCCGATTGCCCAAGCGTGAAACTGTGCAAATCTACATGGACTCTCTGAAGCGATTCAAACAGGAGCACCCGGGATTCATCGATTCCAAGCTGATATATGCCCCCATTCGACATGTCCAGCCGGAAGTGGTGGGACAATATGTCAAGGAGTGCACCGAGCTGAAT AAAGAGTTTCCCAACTTCGTGGTTGGCTTCGACTTGGTGGGTCAGGAGGACAAGGGCCATCCGTTGAGCAAGTTCGCCGAGGAGCTCCTCAAGCTGCCCGAGCACATCAACTTCTACTTCCACGCCGGCCAGACCAACTGGTACGGGTCGCACGTGGACCAGAATCTGCTGGACGCCATCGTCCTGGGCACCAAGAGGATAAGTCACGGCTACACGATCACCAAGCACCCGATCCTGATGCGGCTGGCCAAGTACCTGAACATCGCCCTGGAAGTGTGCCCGGTGTCCAACCAGGTGCTCCAACTGGGCTCCGACTACCGCAGCCATCCGGCAGCCACCCTGATCGCCGAGAATGTGCCCATGGTAGTTTCCTCCGGCAATCCGGGCTTCTGGCGAGCGGCTCCTCTGTCGCACGACTTCTACATGGCCTTCCTGGGTATCGCACCCATGACCGCCGATCTGAAGTTCCTCAAGAGGACCGCCAAGAACTCCATACGATACAGCTCCCTGAAGGACGAGGGCAAGGCAGAGGCCATGGAGAAGTGGAAGAAGGAGTGGGACAAGTGGGTTGCAAAGATTGTGGCAGAGAAGGATCAGGCTTTAGAGGATAAGAAGTAG
- the LOC118876906 gene encoding uncharacterized protein: MIFAWQVVLGSCLLGQMLKAQIVYKLIKVECEGNPARVTNISCRLKAINWNMAVANLDSYLTVTMISPHIRAQILKKDYSNQFQPFLVDVSFGLCDVIAKKSYLPYAVMVWKLLKRYSNINHTCPYSGQLSVQNAYLETGLLPPFPLGFFQFRFTFSDSNSTNTEIVGNIKFYFQVMEPIKSKKKTHCKKINGT; the protein is encoded by the exons ATGATATTTGCGTGGCAGGTGGTTCTCGGCAGCTGCCTCTTGGGGCAAATG TTGAAGGCCCAGATAGTTTACAAGCTAATTAAAGTCGAGTGTGAGGGAAATCCGGCGCGAGTGACAAATATTTCCTGCCGTTTGAAGGCGATCAATTGGAATATGGCGGTGGCAAACTTGGACTCTTATTTGACTGTGACTATGATAAGTCCACAT ATTCGAGCACAGATCCTAAAAAAGGACTATAGCAACCAGTTCCAGCCATTCCTAGTTGACGTTAGCTTTGGCCTTTGCGACGTGATCGCAAAAAAGAGCTATTTACCCTATGCCGTCATGGTTTGGAAGCTGTTAAAACGATATTCCAATATAAACCACACCTGTCCCTATTCG GGTCAGTTAAGTGTACAAAATGCATATCTGGAAACTGGTCTACTCCCACCGTTTCCACTTGGTTTCTTCCAATTCCGTTTTACATTCTCGGACTCCAATTCTACCAACACCGAGATTGTGGGCAACATAAAGTTTTACTTTCAAGTCATGGAGCcaataaaaagtaaaaagaaaacacactgcaaaaaaataaatggcacctaa